One part of the Agarivorans sp. Alg241-V36 genome encodes these proteins:
- a CDS encoding GNAT family N-acetyltransferase, whose translation MNLSIATYSDEYCHAVADLFTQSVHAIDNALYSKEQKAAWAPLDIDYSRWQQRLKAKRCFLALADKQLLGFIELDDDYIDCFYVAPQHQGQAVGRELYQHIEKIAREKKLAGLRVDASLAAKDFFAQQGFAVVSHNQLLRLGTKLENISMFKGFYT comes from the coding sequence GTGAACTTAAGTATCGCGACTTATAGCGATGAATATTGCCACGCGGTGGCAGACTTGTTTACTCAATCCGTGCATGCAATTGATAACGCGCTTTATTCCAAGGAGCAAAAAGCTGCCTGGGCACCGCTGGATATTGATTACTCTCGCTGGCAACAGCGCTTGAAAGCCAAGCGCTGTTTTTTGGCTTTGGCCGACAAGCAGTTGTTGGGATTTATAGAGTTAGACGATGACTATATAGATTGCTTTTATGTAGCGCCGCAGCATCAGGGTCAAGCAGTGGGTAGGGAACTTTATCAACACATTGAAAAAATTGCTCGCGAAAAGAAACTAGCAGGTTTGCGGGTTGATGCATCCTTAGCAGCGAAAGACTTCTTTGCTCAGCAAGGCTTTGCAGTGGTTTCGCACAATCAACTATTACGGTTAGGGACAAAGCTTGAGAACATTAGTATGTTCAAAGGTTTTTATACTTAA